A stretch of the Pirellulales bacterium genome encodes the following:
- a CDS encoding protein kinase — MSVSSQFTPETKESHPSVPYVVERVGQAPSRASVLETLLANTLDQMAAQWHAGQARTAEEWLVDRPELAADSEAAVRIVYEEFCLREERGESVQSAEYYGRFPQWQDALAVVLDCHHLLRAPTESVQFPSSGQQLGDLRLIDELGRGALGRVFLAEQPSLSDRLLVVKLTARNGQEHLSLARLQHTNIVPLYLVHDFPTENLRALCMPYLGGATWASLLQSLQKQPLGRRSGEQIVQQLIQRQRKIPGTAAGGPAIGFLSRSTYVDAVCWIGACLADALSYAHQRGLVHLDIKPSNVLLAGDGQPMLLDFHLACEIERLQNKNMDRLGGTPGYMSPEQRAAAECVKQRVPIGQPLDTRSDIYSLGVLLYESLAAQLLPENPNLVRQQLRHANPHVSRGLEDIVCKCLATTPAVRYSDASQLAADLRCHLASLPLRGVGNHSLVERWQKWRRRRPHSLLVLAISAAVVAVVSGALALYYRDHIRTAEAALQQSQEELANHQFGPAIAHSQVAWNTLQWFPGQAELKSKLKAQIDAAKHGQALAALHDLVDKLRFLDDEPAGNQKLSAEQLAEIAAGCRTIWEGRNMLAALPSDGPTSNDPWADLLDLAILSARLDVQLAPPAKADAARQQALQKLNEARTLCGPCILLDLAERDFRASAAADAEKTSADSLPVVRSAWEHDGLGRWLMHHREFDPARQQFAAAIAKQPDDFWAHFQLARCNYELGHYADALSAANVCVALAPNRAECYFNRALCQEALHHEAEASVDFDRASQLDPGL, encoded by the coding sequence ATGAGCGTTTCTTCGCAATTTACTCCAGAAACGAAAGAATCGCACCCGTCCGTTCCCTATGTGGTGGAGCGTGTGGGGCAGGCGCCCTCGCGCGCCAGCGTTCTGGAAACCTTGCTGGCCAACACGCTGGATCAAATGGCGGCCCAGTGGCACGCCGGACAAGCTCGCACGGCGGAAGAATGGCTGGTCGATCGGCCGGAGCTGGCTGCCGATTCCGAAGCCGCGGTCCGCATCGTTTATGAGGAATTCTGCCTGCGGGAAGAACGCGGGGAAAGCGTGCAATCGGCGGAATATTATGGGCGGTTTCCCCAATGGCAAGATGCATTGGCCGTGGTGCTCGATTGCCATCATCTGCTGCGCGCGCCCACCGAATCCGTGCAATTTCCCAGCTCTGGCCAGCAGCTGGGGGACTTGCGCTTGATTGACGAATTGGGTCGTGGCGCGCTGGGGCGTGTGTTTTTGGCCGAGCAGCCCTCCCTTTCCGATCGCTTGCTGGTCGTCAAGCTGACCGCTCGCAACGGCCAAGAGCACTTGTCGCTGGCACGCCTGCAGCACACGAATATTGTGCCGCTGTATTTGGTGCACGATTTTCCCACCGAGAATTTGCGCGCCTTGTGCATGCCTTACTTGGGCGGCGCCACCTGGGCCAGCCTGTTGCAAAGCCTGCAAAAGCAACCGCTCGGCCGGCGCAGCGGCGAGCAAATTGTCCAGCAGTTGATCCAGCGGCAACGAAAAATTCCGGGCACGGCGGCCGGCGGCCCAGCGATTGGGTTTTTATCGCGCTCCACGTATGTCGATGCCGTCTGCTGGATCGGCGCGTGCCTGGCCGATGCGCTGTCTTATGCACATCAGCGGGGACTGGTGCATTTAGACATCAAGCCCTCGAATGTGCTACTGGCCGGAGATGGTCAGCCCATGTTGCTCGATTTTCATTTGGCCTGCGAAATCGAACGCTTGCAAAACAAAAATATGGATCGGCTGGGAGGCACGCCGGGCTACATGTCGCCGGAGCAGCGTGCCGCCGCCGAATGCGTGAAGCAACGCGTGCCAATTGGCCAGCCGCTCGATACGCGCTCCGATATTTATTCGCTCGGCGTGTTGTTGTACGAATCGCTGGCGGCCCAGCTCCTCCCGGAAAATCCCAACTTGGTGCGCCAGCAGTTGCGGCATGCTAATCCGCACGTCAGCCGAGGATTGGAAGATATCGTGTGCAAATGTCTGGCGACAACTCCGGCAGTCCGTTACTCCGATGCCAGCCAATTGGCCGCCGATTTGCGGTGCCATTTGGCTAGCCTGCCGCTGCGTGGCGTGGGGAACCACAGCTTGGTAGAACGCTGGCAAAAATGGCGACGCCGCAGGCCGCACTCCTTGTTGGTGCTAGCGATTAGCGCGGCAGTGGTCGCGGTGGTGAGTGGCGCACTTGCGCTGTATTACCGCGATCACATTCGGACCGCCGAGGCAGCCCTGCAACAATCGCAGGAAGAATTGGCGAACCACCAGTTCGGCCCCGCCATTGCGCATTCACAAGTCGCGTGGAACACGCTGCAATGGTTTCCCGGCCAGGCGGAATTGAAAAGCAAGCTGAAAGCGCAAATCGATGCGGCCAAACATGGGCAAGCGCTGGCAGCCCTGCACGATTTGGTCGATAAGCTGCGGTTCCTGGACGATGAGCCCGCCGGCAATCAGAAATTGAGCGCCGAACAGCTTGCGGAAATTGCCGCCGGCTGCCGCACCATTTGGGAAGGGCGCAACATGCTGGCTGCGCTTCCCAGCGATGGACCTACTTCCAACGATCCATGGGCCGATTTACTCGATTTAGCCATTTTGTCGGCCCGGCTTGATGTGCAACTGGCTCCGCCGGCCAAGGCCGATGCCGCCCGGCAGCAAGCCCTGCAAAAGCTGAACGAGGCCCGCACTTTGTGCGGCCCCTGCATTTTATTGGATTTGGCAGAGCGCGATTTTCGCGCTTCGGCCGCAGCGGATGCGGAGAAAACTTCCGCCGATTCGCTGCCGGTCGTCCGGAGTGCCTGGGAACACGACGGGTTGGGGCGCTGGCTGATGCATCACCGGGAATTCGATCCAGCGCGGCAGCAGTTTGCCGCCGCCATCGCCAAGCAGCCGGACGACTTCTGGGCGCATTTTCAACTGGCGCGCTGTAATTATGAACTTGGCCATTATGCCGATGCCTTATCGGCGGCCAATGTTTGCGTGGCCTTGGCGCCAAATCGGGCCGAGTGCTACTTCAATCGCGCCTTGTGCCAAGAGGCCCTGCATCACGAGGCAGAGGCATCTGTCGATTTCGATCGGGCGAGCCAACTTGATCCGGGCCTGTAA
- a CDS encoding polysaccharide lyase family protein, whose amino-acid sequence MLLKTTVPLLAFLSLVGVACAATSSDSVTPPSNSATAKPVTLTDQGQSYVLSNGYCSAVISKHSGDLTSLKYKDYELMGYDSGHHAGYWEQAPASPVATVTIDPATNHGERAEISIKGTATGGVGGGTANVQMEVRYTMGQNDSGLYTYAIFSHDAKAPAGSIGESRYGVKLPNMFDWLSIDDKRNRLMPTAADWSAGTQLNMKEVRRLTTGTYKGEAEHKYDYSAYQFKIPAFGWSSTKNHIGLYFINPSVEFLSGGATKYELTGHLDANPGGAPTLLDYWRGTHYGGSNCRIPAGEEWSKVVGPIMIYLNSQDTPQEMFDDARSQAKLEAQAWPYDWVQGVDYPHRDQRGSVSGQIVLNDPQAASKKLPNLLVGLAFPDQKPIASASTSSAAPPSAPASATPSGNTPEGSPSSGGSQSDGGSGGNGGSGNVGGGNGRGGNGGGGGFGGSANGNSGNVGGGNGGGGGNGGGGGGGGFGRGFGRGPIVNDWQNDAKHYEFWVQGDENGHFTIPNVRPGTYQLHAIADGVLGEFSQQPIEVKAGDKLDLGKLQWQPVRYGKQLWEIGIPNRQGSEFFKGDDYFHWGWYVEYAKLFPNDVHYDVGTSDYHKDWFFEQVPHDTSDNDATASGRGRATPWTITFKLPHELRGKATLRLAICGAGARTIDVTMNDKAAGTVNAPFYNATINRDGIGGYWSERDLTFDAGLMRAGKNTLVLTIPPGGLTSGIIYDYLRLELAEDSTVAEKPQ is encoded by the coding sequence ATGCTGTTGAAAACGACAGTCCCGTTGTTGGCATTTTTGTCGCTGGTCGGTGTGGCATGCGCGGCAACTTCTTCCGATTCAGTCACACCCCCGTCAAATTCCGCTACTGCAAAGCCGGTTACGCTGACCGATCAAGGCCAATCGTACGTGCTGAGCAATGGCTATTGCTCGGCCGTGATATCCAAGCACTCCGGCGATCTGACCTCGCTCAAATATAAAGATTACGAGTTGATGGGTTACGACTCGGGCCACCATGCCGGCTATTGGGAACAGGCGCCGGCCAGTCCCGTGGCCACGGTCACAATTGATCCGGCCACCAACCACGGCGAGCGGGCCGAAATTTCCATCAAGGGAACTGCCACCGGCGGCGTCGGCGGCGGCACGGCCAATGTGCAAATGGAAGTGCGCTACACGATGGGGCAAAACGACAGCGGCTTGTATACCTACGCCATTTTCAGCCATGACGCCAAGGCGCCGGCCGGCTCGATTGGCGAATCGCGCTACGGCGTGAAGCTGCCCAACATGTTCGATTGGCTTTCGATCGACGACAAGCGCAACCGGCTTATGCCCACCGCCGCCGATTGGTCGGCCGGCACGCAACTGAACATGAAGGAAGTTCGCCGCCTGACCACGGGCACGTACAAAGGAGAAGCGGAGCACAAATACGATTACTCCGCCTATCAATTCAAAATTCCCGCGTTCGGTTGGTCGAGCACGAAAAACCACATTGGGTTGTACTTCATTAACCCCTCGGTCGAGTTTCTTTCCGGCGGCGCCACCAAGTACGAGCTGACTGGCCATCTAGATGCTAATCCAGGCGGCGCTCCCACGCTGTTGGATTATTGGCGCGGCACGCATTACGGCGGCAGCAATTGCCGCATTCCGGCCGGCGAAGAATGGAGCAAAGTGGTGGGCCCGATCATGATTTATTTGAACTCCCAAGACACGCCGCAAGAAATGTTTGATGACGCGCGGTCGCAGGCCAAGCTGGAAGCCCAAGCATGGCCCTACGATTGGGTGCAAGGAGTCGATTATCCGCACCGCGACCAGCGTGGATCCGTCAGTGGGCAAATCGTGCTGAACGATCCGCAAGCTGCTTCCAAAAAATTGCCGAATTTGCTGGTCGGCCTGGCGTTTCCCGACCAAAAGCCCATAGCCTCCGCGTCGACAAGTAGCGCAGCCCCGCCCAGCGCGCCGGCGAGCGCCACACCCAGTGGAAATACTCCCGAGGGTTCGCCCAGCAGTGGCGGCAGTCAAAGCGATGGCGGAAGCGGCGGAAATGGCGGAAGCGGCAATGTTGGCGGCGGAAATGGCCGTGGAGGCAATGGCGGCGGTGGTGGCTTTGGCGGCAGTGCAAATGGTAACAGCGGCAATGTTGGCGGCGGAAATGGCGGCGGTGGCGGCAATGGCGGCGGGGGCGGGGGCGGTGGTTTTGGTCGCGGCTTTGGTCGTGGGCCGATTGTCAACGATTGGCAAAACGACGCCAAGCATTACGAATTTTGGGTCCAGGGAGATGAAAATGGACACTTCACCATTCCCAATGTTCGCCCCGGCACGTATCAGTTGCACGCCATCGCCGACGGAGTGCTGGGCGAGTTTTCGCAGCAGCCCATCGAAGTGAAGGCCGGCGACAAACTCGATTTGGGCAAGCTCCAGTGGCAGCCGGTGCGCTACGGCAAGCAGTTGTGGGAAATTGGCATTCCCAATCGGCAAGGCTCGGAGTTCTTCAAAGGGGACGATTATTTCCACTGGGGTTGGTACGTGGAGTACGCCAAGCTGTTCCCCAACGATGTGCACTACGATGTGGGTACGTCTGACTACCACAAAGATTGGTTCTTCGAACAGGTGCCGCACGACACCAGCGACAATGACGCCACTGCCAGTGGCCGCGGCCGGGCTACGCCCTGGACGATTACCTTCAAATTGCCTCACGAGCTGCGCGGCAAGGCTACGCTGCGCTTGGCCATTTGCGGAGCCGGCGCCCGAACCATTGACGTGACGATGAACGATAAAGCGGCCGGCACCGTCAATGCGCCGTTTTATAACGCCACGATCAACCGCGACGGCATTGGCGGCTACTGGTCGGAGCGCGATTTAACGTTTGATGCCGGGCTGATGCGCGCCGGCAAAAACACGCTGGTGCTGACCATTCCCCCCGGCGGGCTCACCAGCGGAATTATTTACGATTACCTGCGGCTGGAATTGGCCGAAGATTCCACCGTCGCAGAAAAGCCGCAGTAG
- a CDS encoding RNA polymerase sigma factor, with protein MNDSLAGLLTRLNAADEFAMRQMFIAFEPYMRMVVHRHIAGSLRAKFDSADIVQSVWADFVDGLQHAKWTFQTLDQLRAFLFKMTRNRFIDRLRKHRESLRREVALPQDNIDGLAADRCPRVSENFYADELWQQMVQACPPAHYELLQLKRQGATIAEIAQRTQLHEGSVRRILYDIARRVARLRRQPA; from the coding sequence ATGAACGACTCTTTGGCTGGGCTGTTGACACGGTTGAACGCGGCCGATGAATTTGCCATGCGGCAAATGTTTATCGCCTTCGAGCCTTACATGCGGATGGTGGTGCATCGCCATATCGCCGGTTCGCTGCGCGCTAAATTCGATTCGGCCGACATCGTGCAATCGGTATGGGCCGATTTTGTCGATGGGCTGCAACATGCCAAATGGACCTTCCAAACGTTGGATCAATTGCGGGCGTTTTTGTTCAAGATGACTCGCAATCGATTCATCGATCGTCTGCGCAAGCACCGCGAGTCACTGCGGCGCGAAGTGGCGTTGCCGCAAGACAATATCGACGGCCTGGCGGCCGATCGCTGCCCGCGCGTCAGCGAAAACTTTTACGCCGACGAGCTGTGGCAGCAAATGGTGCAGGCCTGCCCGCCGGCGCATTACGAATTGCTTCAGCTCAAGCGACAAGGGGCCACGATCGCGGAAATTGCCCAGCGCACCCAACTGCACGAAGGGAGCGTGCGCCGGATTCTGTACGATATTGCCCGGCGTGTGGCCCGGTTGCGCCGTCAGCCTGCGTAG
- a CDS encoding S53 family peptidase, with amino-acid sequence MKSSLRFGRKLKIEMLEVRQVLSASTSSDLVTPNLIVVPDATTSSIRGFTPAQIKAAYSFNGITFTSGSTTVAGTGAGETIAIVDAYNDPNIAADLATFDSQFGLSAPASFKVVNESGGASLPSNNRGWASEIALDVEWAHAIAPGANILLVEASSANTTDLDKAEDYARNASGVVVVSNSWGGSEYNGEASEDVHFTAPTGKGVSFTVAAGDEGGGAEYPSSSPDVISVGGSTLRLTSTNTYSSESVWSDGGGGASRYEGLPSYQTGLGITDRGTPDVSYDANPNSGVAVYDSYGSGGWAEFGGTSAGAPQWAALVAIADQGRAAAGKGSLANVQDVLYTLSKSDFHDITSGSNGFSAGTGYDLASGLGSPIASSVIRDLVAYGGSTKFTVASPVTTTGHRGFGFGGFGGFSGFGFGGFFFGFDVPAGGQVAAASGSAATTEGSGDAIGSGQGNAAIAAIDSFFIADDNGAASAPQTLSQSSNTNNLASDSDSGLQPISLDQTGGDGTACSVAASVDAGLGVSLSSDLVDAHFATLDS; translated from the coding sequence ATGAAATCGTCGCTCCGGTTTGGACGCAAGTTGAAAATCGAAATGCTGGAAGTGCGCCAAGTGCTAAGTGCATCGACCTCCAGCGACCTGGTCACGCCCAATTTAATTGTGGTGCCCGATGCCACTACGTCGAGCATCCGCGGCTTCACGCCGGCGCAAATCAAAGCGGCCTATTCCTTCAACGGCATCACCTTCACCAGCGGCAGCACCACGGTGGCCGGCACCGGAGCAGGAGAGACCATTGCCATTGTCGATGCCTACAACGATCCGAACATTGCCGCCGACTTGGCCACGTTTGACAGTCAATTTGGCTTGTCGGCGCCCGCGAGCTTTAAAGTCGTCAACGAAAGCGGCGGCGCCAGCCTGCCCTCGAACAATCGCGGCTGGGCCAGCGAAATAGCACTCGACGTGGAGTGGGCCCACGCCATTGCGCCGGGCGCGAACATTTTGCTGGTGGAAGCCAGCTCGGCCAATACAACCGATTTGGACAAAGCGGAAGATTACGCCCGCAACGCTTCCGGCGTGGTGGTGGTGTCGAACAGTTGGGGCGGCAGCGAGTACAACGGCGAAGCCTCGGAAGATGTTCACTTTACTGCCCCCACAGGAAAAGGCGTATCGTTTACCGTGGCCGCCGGCGATGAAGGAGGCGGGGCGGAATATCCGTCATCTTCGCCCGATGTCATTAGCGTGGGCGGATCGACGTTGCGGCTGACCTCGACGAACACGTATTCCAGCGAAAGCGTCTGGTCCGACGGCGGCGGCGGCGCCAGTCGTTACGAAGGATTGCCCAGTTATCAAACCGGGCTGGGAATTACCGATCGCGGAACGCCAGATGTTTCGTACGATGCCAATCCCAACAGCGGTGTGGCGGTGTACGACAGCTACGGCAGTGGTGGCTGGGCAGAATTCGGCGGCACCAGCGCCGGCGCGCCGCAATGGGCCGCGCTGGTAGCCATTGCCGATCAAGGCCGTGCGGCAGCCGGCAAAGGCTCGCTGGCCAATGTGCAAGATGTGCTGTACACCCTTTCCAAGAGCGATTTCCACGACATCACTTCCGGCTCCAATGGCTTCTCGGCCGGCACTGGGTACGATTTGGCGTCTGGATTGGGCTCGCCCATTGCCAGCAGCGTGATTCGCGATTTGGTTGCTTACGGCGGCTCCACGAAGTTCACCGTGGCTTCCCCGGTGACAACCACCGGCCATCGTGGATTTGGCTTCGGCGGTTTTGGCGGCTTCAGCGGCTTTGGTTTCGGCGGCTTCTTCTTCGGGTTCGATGTGCCAGCTGGCGGGCAAGTGGCGGCTGCGAGCGGGTCTGCAGCCACGACTGAGGGTTCTGGCGATGCAATCGGCTCCGGGCAAGGCAATGCCGCAATTGCTGCCATCGATTCGTTCTTCATAGCTGACGATAACGGCGCCGCCAGCGCGCCGCAGACGTTGAGTCAATCGTCAAACACCAACAATTTGGCCAGCGACAGCGATTCCGGACTGCAGCCGATCAGCCTCGATCAAACCGGTGGAGATGGCACCGCTTGCTCCGTGGCGGCGTCGGTCGATGCCGGCCTGGGCGTTTCGCTCTCCAGCGATTTAGTCGATGCCCATTTTGCGACGCTCGATAGTTGA